The genome window ACATGCTTCAACCTGTTGACGAAGTTCCTGCCGCTGACGAGGGGTCAGATAAAGTTCAAAGGGTTGGACGTCACCTCTGTAGGGCCAGCCGACATTGCACGAATGGGGCTCGTTCGCTCATTCCAGCTTTCGTCCGTCTTTCCAAACTTGACGGTGGCAGAGAATGTGCGGGTGGCCTTGCAGCGGACGCGAGGGGAATCCTACGATTTCTGGCGTTCGGCCAAGGTTCTTCAGCGCTTTGACGCAAAGGTCCGGTCGTTGCTCGAGGTCGTTCGTCTGACGGAGTGGGCCGAGCGGCCGGTGGGCGAACTTTCCTATGGACGCAAGCGTGCCTTGGAGGTCGCCACTACCCTGGCGCTCGAACCCGAACTGCTATTGCTCGACGAACCCACGGCCGGCATGGGGGGAGAGGATATCGAACACATCACCCAATTGATCAAGAGCGTCTCGAAGGACCGAACAATTCTTATGGTGGAACATAATCTCGCGGTCGTGGCGTCGCTGTCAGACACGATCACGGTGCTGGCGCAGGGGCAGATCGTTGCGGAGGGTGATCACGCCACCATCTCCAAGGATCCTGTGGTCATCGAAGCCTATATGGGCAGTGGCCATGCATGAGCCCTTTTTCAGGCGAGCTATCCAAGGTCCGCCCCATCGAGCCTTGGGTCGTCACTTTAAGACAAAAAATAATTGACGTCGGCACGGCGAGGCTTCGCCCAGCTGACGCGAGGGAGGCTACACTGAATGATCGAAATCTTCGGCATGCCGATCCAGGCTTTTTTCGGACAGGTCATGCTTGGCCTGATCAACGGCGCTTTCTATGCCACACTAAGCCTTGGCCTGGCGATCATCTTCGGCCTGCTGAACGTGATCAATTTCGCCCATGGCGTCCAATACATGATGGGCGCTTTTGCGGCTTGGCTACTGCTGAACTGGCTGGGTATCGACTACTGGGGGGCCTTAATCCTGGCGCCCCTGATCGTCGGCGGCATCGGCATGGCGATCGAACGACTCTTCATTTCACGAACCTACAAACTAGACCATCTTTACGGTCTGCTACTGACCTATGGCATCGCACTCCTGATCGAGGGTGTGTTCCATATGACTTTCGGTACCTCGGGCGTGTCCTATGAAGTTCCGGAGCTGTTAACCGGCGGGCGAAACCTGGGATTTATGTTCCTCCCCAATTACCGTCTCTGGGTCATTCTGGTCTCGCTCGGAGTCTGTATCGCAACTTGGTTCATTATCGAGAGGACTGCGCTGGGTGTTAATTTGCGGGCGGCGTCGGAAAACTCCACCCTCACCGAAGCCTTCGGCATCAATGTTCCCAGACTGATTACCCTTACGTATGGGTTCGGCGTCGCGTTGGCCGCCTTCGCAGGGGTCCTTGCGACACCGATTTATTCCATCAATCCGAACATGGGCTCCGATCTCGTGATCATCGCCTTCGCGGTAGTGGTGATCGGCGGCATGGGCTCAATCCTGGGCGCCATTGTCGGGGGGTTCGGCTTGGGGCTGATTGAGGGCCTCACCAAGACCTTCTATCCGGAGGCCTCCGCTATGGTGGTCTTCGTCGCCATGGCCATCGTACTGCTCCTCAAGCCGGCTCGCTTCACAATTGCCACCGTGGCTGAGGGGATTCCCGGGGACAACCCGCGCATCGCTCAAAAAGTGCATCTTATAATGTTCGCCTTGACGGTGGCGATCTTGATCGTTGCACCGTTCCTCTTCTATCCGGTGCTGGTCATGAAGGCGCTCTGCTACGCGCTATTCGCAAGCGCTTTTGCCTTCCTGCTCGCCTATAGCGGGCTCCTGTCGTTCGGCCATGCCGCCTATTTCGGTATCGCCAGCTACATGACCGCCTACGGGGCCAAGCATCTCGGATTTTCGCCGGAGCTTGCGATCGTCGCCGGCGTCTTGGTGGCAATCGTTCTCGGTGCCGTTCTCGGTGCGATCGCCATTCGCCGACAGGGTATTTACTTCTCCATGATCACGCTTGCGCTCGCACAGATGGTTTATTTCATCTGTCTCCAGGCAGAGGGGATCACAGGCGGCGAGGACGGTATCCAGGCAGTGCCGCGCGGCACCCTATTCGGAATTTTCTCGCTCAATGACGACATGTCGCTCTATGTCGTCGTAGCCATCGTCTTCCTCGCGGCGATGCTATTCTTGTATCGGGTCATGAACTCGCCCTTCGGCCATGTCGCCCGTGCCATCCGGGGCAACGAGGCCCGGGCCATTTCTCTCGGCTATAAGGCAAACCGGCACAAGCTTCTCGTATTCATCATCTCGGCCGGTCTCGCGGGGCTGGCCGGCTCAATGAAGGCAATCGTCTTCCAGCTCGCATCCCTAAATGACGTACATTGGTCGATGTCAGGTGATGCTGTCCTGATGACGCTCGTAGGCGGCGTGGGCACATTGTCTGGGCCGGTGATCGGCGGCATCTTCGTAGTCTGGATGCAATACTTCCTCGCCGGAATCGGCTCCTGGCTGCTGATTGTCAAGGGCGCGATCTTCATCCTCTGCGTGTTGCTGTTCCGGAGTGGGCTCATTGGCACACTGGCGAAGCGGCTACGGCTGCCCCTTTAGGTGCGGTCACGCGGCTACCTTTGCATTTCAACACTAGGAAGCGCGAAATTGAAGAACACCATTCTAATCGTCGGAGCTTTGGGAACAGTCGGTCGCGCCGCGCTGGAATATTTTGAAACCTTGCCAGACTGGAACGTGGTCGGTGTCTCGCGCCGAAGCCCCGACTTCGCCACACAGGCGCGTTGGGTCTCGGCCGATCTTCGCGATGCAGATGATGTCAAAGCCAAATTAGGTTCCATGCGAGACATCACCCACATCGCCTACGCCGCGGTCTTCGAGAAAGCCGATGTGACTAAAGGGTGGGCGGAGGCTGATCACGCGGAAATAAATCTTGGCATGCTGCGCAATCTCGTAACAACCGTCGAGAAGGCTTCACCCAAGCTCCAACACATCAGTGTGTTGCAGGGAACTAAGGCCTACGGGGCCCATCTCGGACCATTCCGCATGCCCGCCCGCGAATCCGACCCACGCTATATGCCGCCGAATTTTTATTACGACCAGATGGATTGGCTTGCCGAATTCCAGACCGGCAAGGATTGGACCTGGACGATTTTTCGGCCTCAGATCGTCTGCGGCTTGGCACTGGGAAGCCCGCTCAACGTTGTCACCGCGATAGGCGTATTCGCCGCCATTTCTCGCGAGTTTGGAATGCCTCTGCGCTATCCCGGCGGACCGGAGAAAATCGGCGAAGCCACCGATGCGAGGCTTATCGCCAAGGCAATGGAATGGGCGGCCTCAAGCCCGTCGGCAGCGAATGAAGTGTTCAATGTCGCCAATGGCGACATCTATATCTGGCAGAATCTCTGGCCCGCCATTGCGCAATTGTTCCGTATGGAGCATGCACCGCCAAACCCGTTCTCGCTGGCCCGGATCATGCCGCAGAATGAGG of Rhodoligotrophos appendicifer contains these proteins:
- a CDS encoding ABC transporter ATP-binding protein — translated: MAGEIILSARGLTKVFGGLHAVRDVDLDVRRGSIHALIGPNGAGKTTCFNLLTKFLPLTRGQIKFKGLDVTSVGPADIARMGLVRSFQLSSVFPNLTVAENVRVALQRTRGESYDFWRSAKVLQRFDAKVRSLLEVVRLTEWAERPVGELSYGRKRALEVATTLALEPELLLLDEPTAGMGGEDIEHITQLIKSVSKDRTILMVEHNLAVVASLSDTITVLAQGQIVAEGDHATISKDPVVIEAYMGSGHA
- a CDS encoding branched-chain amino acid ABC transporter permease; protein product: MKALCYALFASAFAFLLAYSGLLSFGHAAYFGIASYMTAYGAKHLGFSPELAIVAGVLVAIVLGAVLGAIAIRRQGIYFSMITLALAQMVYFICLQAEGITGGEDGIQAVPRGTLFGIFSLNDDMSLYVVVAIVFLAAMLFLYRVMNSPFGHVARAIRGNEARAISLGYKANRHKLLVFIISAGLAGLAGSMKAIVFQLASLNDVHWSMSGDAVLMTLVGGVGTLSGPVIGGIFVVWMQYFLAGIGSWLLIVKGAIFILCVLLFRSGLIGTLAKRLRLPL
- a CDS encoding SDR family oxidoreductase, encoding MKNTILIVGALGTVGRAALEYFETLPDWNVVGVSRRSPDFATQARWVSADLRDADDVKAKLGSMRDITHIAYAAVFEKADVTKGWAEADHAEINLGMLRNLVTTVEKASPKLQHISVLQGTKAYGAHLGPFRMPARESDPRYMPPNFYYDQMDWLAEFQTGKDWTWTIFRPQIVCGLALGSPLNVVTAIGVFAAISREFGMPLRYPGGPEKIGEATDARLIAKAMEWAASSPSAANEVFNVANGDIYIWQNLWPAIAQLFRMEHAPPNPFSLARIMPQNEAIWDRIVERHSLARNSYKSVVPSWQFADYLLGYGQRPNPHHVSTIKIRKAGFHECVDTEEMFLGLLAELQRRRVLPD